The following are encoded together in the Jaculus jaculus isolate mJacJac1 chromosome 3, mJacJac1.mat.Y.cur, whole genome shotgun sequence genome:
- the Nmb gene encoding neuromedin-B isoform X1, whose amino-acid sequence MTRRAGGPRLLRSLLLFALFTAGVAPFSWDLPEPRSRASKIRVHPRGNLWATGHFMGKKSLEPPSLSLVGTGPPTSERDQRLQLSHDLLRILLLKKALGMSLGTPAPHTQEAAGANTAEVMPIMGQKQRQLGLDCAQPRTLLNGTLIMTPFGCKS is encoded by the exons ATGACCCGCCGGGCGGGGGGCCCCCGGCTGCTCCGCAGCCTCCTGCTCTTCGCCCTGTTCACTGCCGGCGTGGCCCCATTCAGCTGGGATCTCCCGGAACCCCGCAGCCGTGCCAGCAAGATCCGCGTGCACCCGCGGGGTAACCTCTGGGCCACAG GTCACTTCATGGGCAAGAAGAGTCTGGAACCCCCCAGCCTGTCCCTGGTGGGGACAGGGCCCCCCACTTCCGAGCGGGACCAGAGACTGCAGCTGAGTCATGATCTCCTCAGGATCCTGCTACTAAAGAAAGCTCTAGGCATGAGTCTTGGTACCCCGGCACCCCATACCCAG GAGGCTGCTGGAGCAAACACTGCAGAAGTGATGCCAATAATGGGGCAAAAGCAACGACAACTCGGCTTAGATTGTGCCCAGCCACGGACGCTGCTGAATGGAACCCTCATAATGACCCCGTTTGGATGTAAATCTTGA
- the Nmb gene encoding neuromedin-B isoform X2 yields the protein MTRRAGGPRLLRSLLLFALFTAGVAPFSWDLPEPRSRASKIRVHPRGNLWATGHFMGKKSLEPPSLSLVGTGPPTSERDQRLQLSHDLLRILLLKKALGMSLGTPAPHTQYRRLLEQTLQK from the exons ATGACCCGCCGGGCGGGGGGCCCCCGGCTGCTCCGCAGCCTCCTGCTCTTCGCCCTGTTCACTGCCGGCGTGGCCCCATTCAGCTGGGATCTCCCGGAACCCCGCAGCCGTGCCAGCAAGATCCGCGTGCACCCGCGGGGTAACCTCTGGGCCACAG GTCACTTCATGGGCAAGAAGAGTCTGGAACCCCCCAGCCTGTCCCTGGTGGGGACAGGGCCCCCCACTTCCGAGCGGGACCAGAGACTGCAGCTGAGTCATGATCTCCTCAGGATCCTGCTACTAAAGAAAGCTCTAGGCATGAGTCTTGGTACCCCGGCACCCCATACCCAG TACAGGAGGCTGCTGGAGCAAACACTGCAGAAGTGA
- the Wdr73 gene encoding WD repeat-containing protein 73, translated as MQSAEDWLVESLRLYQDFHAFDLSGATRVLEWMGDKGVFVAGYELLTKNEILHLILPLRLSIKENQGLFPERDFKVCHGGISDTSVFDLKHVPNTRLLVTSGLPGCYLKVWQIAEDRDVIQATDTIAVHEKEGSLWSRMAVFSSMAPGILHGVRLSGLRIVDLESQKTSYSSGVSDGEELSSLQVLDADTFAFCGTSGRLGIVDIRQKWAPVENLGPNPESGGERWCAEVRDRGQGPGSCIASLASNGQLRLLDPRNLCHPVSSAQCPVSTPSPDPDLLRVTWAPRLDNCLAISGFDGTVQIYDVTSWDGQRSQVKPLFTHRGHIFLDETKMETAPLVTTHTWHPCKPRTLLSAASDASLHVWDWVDLQTAC; from the exons ATGCAGTCGGCGGAGGACTGGCTGGTGGAGTCCTTGCGCTT GTACCAGGATTTCCATGCATTTGACCTCTCAGGAGCCACCCGAGTCCTTGAGTGGATGGGTGACAAAG GAGTCTTTGTTGCTGGCTACGAACTCCTGACAAAAAACGAGATACTTCATCTGATACTGCCTCTCAGACTTTCCATAAAGGAAAATCAG GGCTTATTCCCAGAAAGAGATTTCAAGGTGTGCCATGGAGGGATTTCAGACACATCTGTTTTTGATTTAAAGCACGTGCCAAATACCAG GTTGCTGGTGACCAGTGGGCTTCCAGGATGTTACCTGAAGGTGTGGCAAATTGCAGAGGATAGGG ATGTCATTCAAGCCACTGACACCATTGCTGTGCATGAGAAAGAGGGGAGTCTCTGGTCTCGGATGGCTGTCTTCTCCTCCATGGCTCCTGGAATCCTTCATGGGGTACGGCTCAGTGGCCTGAGGATTGTGGATCTGGAATCCCAGAAGACTTCATACAGTTCAG GTGTCAGTGACGGTGAGGAGCTGAGTAGCCTACAGGTCCTAGATGCAGACACCTTTGCTTTCTGCGGTACCTCAGGCCGGCTGGGGATTGTCGACATCCGCCAGAAGTGGGCACCAGTGGAGAATCTCGGCCCAAATCCTGAGTCTGGGGGAGAGAGATGGTGTGCAGAAGTTAGAGACAGGGGCCAAGGCCCTGGGTCCTGCATCGCCAGCCTTGCCTCAAATGGGCAACTCCGTCTCCTTGATCCTCGGAACCTTTGCCATCCTGTGAGCTCAGCCCAGTGCCCAGTGTCCACACCTAGCCCTGATCCAGATCTGTTGCGAGTGACTTGGGCTCCACGCCTGGACAACTGCTTGGCTATTTCAG GCTTTGATGGGACAGTCCAGATCTATGATGTCACTTCATGGGATGGACAGAGAAGCCAAGTGAAGCCTCTCTTCACTCACAGAGGTCACATTTTCCTAGATGAAACTAAGATGGAAACTGCTCCACTGGTCACTACCCACACCTGGCACCCCtgcaaacccaggactttgttATCAGCAGCAAGTGATGCCTCTCTGCATGTGTGGGACTGGGTGGACCTTCAGACTGCCTGTTGA